In Pedobacter heparinus DSM 2366, the following are encoded in one genomic region:
- a CDS encoding LacI family DNA-binding transcriptional regulator, translating to MMTDKPTTIKEIAKMLKVSVSTVSRALNDHSSIGLTTKMRVKKLAEELNYEPNQKAIQFLHGKSYVIGVILPELSESFFSAAISGIEDIAYKRNYTVLLAQSHDDADREKLLVEKMKTQRVDGLLVSVSKTTSTYEHFDNFKKLNIPVVFFDRVPPVKDIHYVASNLETGTFEAVNFLLKKGHRSIGMINGPQTLVASHERKEGYIRAMLSNRLKFDPSLMISCDLSEKGTVEVMDRMLNHKRKPTAIVTFNDYVALFAMRYVKSLNLQQIDFVSYANLPIINYMDYIPIASVEQFPYKQGKKAADILIDLINKPKNESATEQAYFHIVVESELVLSSKR from the coding sequence ATGATGACTGATAAACCAACAACTATTAAGGAAATAGCTAAAATGCTCAAGGTTTCGGTTTCTACAGTTTCAAGGGCATTAAATGATCATTCAAGTATAGGTTTAACTACAAAAATGAGGGTCAAAAAGCTTGCTGAAGAACTTAATTATGAGCCCAATCAGAAAGCAATACAATTTCTACATGGAAAGTCTTACGTAATTGGTGTGATTTTGCCGGAGTTATCTGAATCATTCTTTTCTGCGGCCATCAGTGGCATTGAAGATATTGCATACAAAAGAAATTATACGGTTTTACTGGCGCAGTCACATGATGATGCGGATCGGGAAAAACTACTTGTGGAAAAAATGAAAACCCAGAGAGTTGACGGTTTACTTGTTTCGGTATCCAAAACAACGAGCACTTATGAACATTTTGATAATTTTAAGAAGTTAAATATCCCTGTTGTTTTTTTTGATCGTGTCCCTCCTGTTAAAGATATACATTATGTGGCTTCTAATCTGGAGACCGGTACTTTTGAAGCAGTGAACTTTCTTTTAAAAAAAGGGCATCGTTCTATTGGAATGATCAATGGACCTCAGACACTTGTGGCAAGTCATGAAAGGAAAGAAGGTTACATAAGGGCAATGCTATCTAACCGTTTAAAATTTGATCCCTCTTTGATGATCAGTTGTGATCTGTCTGAAAAAGGAACTGTTGAGGTAATGGACAGGATGCTGAACCATAAGCGTAAACCCACTGCAATTGTTACTTTTAATGATTACGTTGCCCTGTTCGCTATGCGCTATGTTAAGTCTCTTAACCTTCAGCAAATTGATTTTGTGAGCTATGCAAATCTTCCGATCATTAACTATATGGATTATATACCTATTGCTTCTGTAGAACAGTTTCCTTATAAACAGGGTAAAAAGGCGGCAGATATATTAATTGATCTGATCAATAAACCAAAAAATGAATCGGCAACTGAACAGGCCTACTTCCATATAGTTGTTGAATCCGAATTGGTTTTAAGTAGTAAGCGGTAA
- a CDS encoding phosphotransferase enzyme family protein, producing the protein MFENILSHYGLDLNTTNIQPFGDGLINHTWMVVTNNKRYILQKVNSEVFKKPSDIDENLLLLKKYLHKTHPEYLFVSPCSTKDGASLISNEAGYFRLFPFIEGSTSLNTLSRKDEAFQAAKQFGMFSKLLANFDAKQLNITIPNFHNLILRYDQFTEACRLAPNPERLQKAADEIHFINANEEIVHTYRKILQNKAIPLRVIHHDTKISNVLFDAHNKGICVIDLDTVMPGYFISDVGDMMRTYLSEAGEEETDFSKISIRKDFFSAIYEGYMSEMKEVLTDEEKEYFTYSGKFIIYMQAIRFLADYLQNDIYYGAKYEDHNFNRAKNQIVLLKEYIKVEKELIIDTLKVDF; encoded by the coding sequence ATGTTCGAAAATATTCTAAGCCATTATGGCCTTGATTTGAATACGACAAATATTCAGCCATTTGGTGATGGTTTGATCAATCATACCTGGATGGTCGTTACAAATAACAAAAGGTACATTTTGCAAAAAGTAAATAGCGAGGTCTTCAAAAAGCCATCAGATATTGATGAGAATCTTTTACTATTAAAAAAATATTTGCATAAGACACATCCTGAATATTTATTTGTATCACCTTGCAGTACAAAAGATGGAGCTTCTTTGATTAGTAATGAAGCTGGCTATTTTAGGTTATTCCCTTTTATTGAGGGTTCTACTTCACTTAATACATTGAGCAGGAAGGATGAAGCCTTTCAGGCTGCTAAACAATTTGGGATGTTCTCAAAGCTACTGGCCAACTTTGATGCAAAACAACTCAATATTACCATTCCTAATTTTCATAACCTGATATTAAGGTACGATCAATTTACGGAAGCATGTAGACTGGCGCCTAACCCAGAAAGGCTACAGAAAGCAGCCGATGAGATACATTTTATCAATGCCAATGAGGAAATTGTGCATACCTACCGGAAGATTTTACAGAATAAAGCCATTCCTTTAAGAGTAATTCATCATGATACAAAAATTAGTAATGTATTGTTTGATGCACACAATAAAGGCATATGTGTAATTGACCTGGATACAGTTATGCCAGGTTATTTTATAAGTGATGTTGGAGATATGATGAGGACTTATCTGAGCGAAGCTGGTGAGGAAGAGACGGATTTCAGTAAAATAAGCATCAGGAAAGATTTCTTTAGCGCAATTTACGAGGGATATATGAGTGAAATGAAAGAAGTGCTGACTGATGAGGAGAAGGAATATTTTACCTATTCTGGAAAGTTTATTATTTATATGCAGGCCATTCGATTTTTGGCTGATTACTTACAAAATGATATTTATTATGGGGCAAAATATGAAGATCATAATTTCAACAGGGCAAAGAATCAGATTGTATTGTTAAAAGAATATATTAAAGTTGAAAAAGAACTGATCATTGATACGCTTAAGGTGGATTTTTAA
- a CDS encoding NADP-dependent glyceraldehyde-3-phosphate dehydrogenase — MFSKNQLDSIFVAENQIPEAFKLSEEIHQREYLTNGEMRAWNGEVHEVLSPVCIRTEKGLERKLIGTYPLCSEKEADEALQAAVAAYNNGRGEWPTMSVADRIHCVEQFTHKIIEKKAIVVKLLMWEIGKSYADSVKEFDRTVEYIYATIDALKDLDRQSSKFSIEQGIVAQIRRSPLGVVLCMGPFNYPLNETFTTLIPALIMGNTLLFKPPKHGTLLHYPLLEAFRDCFPKGVVNTIYGRGNKIIPDLMKSGQINVLTLIGSSKVANELKKLHPKVNRLRAILGLDAKNAAIITAKADINLAVQETVLGSLSFNGQRCTALKIVFIHRSLADVFLKELSAAVAELKFGMPWETGVSLTPLPEPQKPAYLKDCIADAVAKGAKIVNDNGGDSCESFVYPAIVYPVNKHMKLYTEEQFGPVIPVVPFDDLEETIQYLIDSTHGQQVSIFSNDDEEIAALIDPLVNQVSRVNINCQCQRGPDVFPFTGRKDSAEGTLSVIDALRSFSIRSLVATKLNESNKHLINEIVDSNSSNFLSTKYLF; from the coding sequence ATGTTTTCAAAAAATCAGCTCGATTCTATTTTCGTAGCAGAAAATCAGATCCCTGAAGCGTTTAAATTATCCGAAGAAATACACCAGCGTGAATACCTGACTAATGGTGAAATGCGCGCCTGGAATGGTGAGGTACATGAAGTTCTATCTCCTGTTTGTATTAGAACAGAAAAGGGACTGGAAAGAAAGTTAATAGGAACATATCCTTTATGTAGTGAAAAAGAGGCTGATGAAGCACTTCAGGCTGCAGTAGCCGCATACAACAACGGAAGAGGAGAGTGGCCAACTATGAGTGTAGCAGACAGGATCCATTGCGTAGAACAGTTTACGCATAAAATCATTGAAAAGAAGGCCATCGTTGTCAAATTGTTAATGTGGGAAATAGGTAAATCATATGCCGATTCTGTCAAAGAATTTGACCGTACAGTGGAGTATATTTATGCTACAATTGATGCGCTGAAAGACTTAGACAGACAATCTTCTAAATTCAGCATAGAGCAGGGAATTGTGGCACAGATCAGACGTTCACCCTTAGGTGTGGTATTGTGCATGGGGCCATTTAATTATCCCTTAAATGAAACTTTTACCACACTGATCCCTGCGTTGATCATGGGAAATACCTTGCTGTTTAAACCACCTAAGCATGGTACGCTGTTACATTACCCACTGTTGGAAGCATTTAGGGATTGTTTTCCAAAAGGAGTAGTAAACACCATATACGGTCGGGGAAATAAAATTATTCCTGATCTCATGAAATCTGGTCAGATTAATGTTTTAACATTAATTGGATCAAGCAAGGTAGCCAATGAACTTAAAAAGTTACACCCTAAAGTTAACAGGTTAAGGGCAATCCTTGGTTTAGATGCCAAAAATGCCGCAATAATTACCGCAAAAGCTGATATTAACCTGGCAGTACAGGAAACTGTATTGGGGTCATTGTCTTTTAACGGACAAAGGTGTACTGCCCTTAAGATCGTTTTTATACACCGAAGCCTGGCCGACGTATTTCTGAAAGAGCTTTCCGCTGCAGTCGCTGAACTTAAATTTGGTATGCCATGGGAAACAGGTGTTTCTTTAACTCCTTTACCGGAGCCACAAAAACCGGCTTACCTTAAAGACTGTATAGCTGATGCAGTAGCTAAGGGTGCTAAGATTGTGAACGACAATGGGGGAGATAGCTGTGAATCATTTGTATATCCTGCAATTGTTTATCCTGTAAATAAGCACATGAAGTTGTATACAGAGGAGCAATTTGGACCTGTAATACCAGTTGTACCATTTGATGATCTGGAAGAAACCATTCAATATCTTATTGATTCTACACATGGACAACAGGTGAGTATTTTTAGCAATGATGATGAAGAAATCGCTGCGCTTATTGATCCGCTGGTTAATCAGGTAAGCAGGGTTAATATCAATTGCCAATGCCAACGCGGACCGGATGTATTTCCGTTTACAGGCAGGAAAGATAGCGCAGAAGGAACCTTATCTGTAATTGATGCCTTAAGGTCGTTTTCTATCCGCTCTTTAGTGGCTACTAAATTAAATGAGAGTAACAAACACCTGATCAATGAAATTGTAGACAGCAATAGTTCCAATTTCCTGAGTACAAAATATTTGTTTTAA